One Granulicella sp. 5B5 DNA window includes the following coding sequences:
- a CDS encoding TonB-dependent receptor: MVRLLSRAQVRSAASFPKRVGLAGRASLLALTFSLAATTAQAVTVHGRLTDALGTPIPGGRVQLVEDGKVVAFGFADQDGKYEIDYSGAGRFTLIGLSPQYLPSVGTDFYAGLKDVLAQNVVLATNTVRQDISVSATGIPTPLPQLTAPVTVLPGALMSTDIGVSNELRQEPGAFVVQTGQTGGVTSLFLRGGNSTANLVTIDGIPANDVGGTFDYGTVSSTAIDRIEVYRGPDSAIYGTDAGAAVVAISTPRGSTPSPVVTYSGDAGNLFTWRNEVTLGGTLQKLDYYGAFSRFDTSNAVREDRYHSATSAANIGYDFNGNTQIRFTIHNADSATGLPGPQNFFALPNTAKQADEDLYSGITVENRYKQVWHNLLRYGIARKREQIYQYGQPGIPITYEAGTPNQYTEYFGNVVTIRGANGYTVTGQTDIFGSTSDQSSNRDQLYYQSDLSLSPHFNALFGFRYDNERGGFNDPEFFESYNTQRTNFEYNLQFQGEYWNRLFYSAGGAVEKNHLYGIAGTPRLGLSYVAVRPTTQAFHGTRLRANAATGVQEPTLALEHNSLYTQLLDSGDTTDIALYHIGPQTAERSRTYDVGVDQNILGEKLTLKAGYFHNVFDRQLEAVGGSALLAYFNIPCPVAQNPCPLAAIYDAYVNSLAFRAQGAELELTWQPKPAFLVRGGYTYLDARVLQSFASDAVAASQGYATVNPNFPTIAIGAESPLVGARPFRRAPHTGYFDVQYTHKKLNTALRASMASRSDDSTFLDYQDVNGGNTLLLPNRDLDFGYVKLDLSVMYALKHGFTYFGQVDNLLNDQHIGPIGYPGLPLTFRMGLKLRLGGN, encoded by the coding sequence ATGGTACGTCTGCTGAGCCGGGCCCAAGTGCGGTCTGCTGCCAGTTTTCCCAAGCGCGTGGGCCTTGCAGGCCGCGCTTCTTTACTTGCCCTTACCTTCTCGCTTGCGGCCACCACGGCGCAGGCCGTTACTGTGCACGGTCGCCTGACCGATGCGCTGGGCACGCCGATCCCGGGCGGCCGCGTGCAGTTGGTGGAAGATGGGAAGGTCGTCGCCTTCGGCTTCGCTGACCAGGACGGCAAATACGAGATCGACTACAGCGGTGCGGGCCGCTTCACATTGATCGGGCTCTCGCCACAGTATCTGCCATCGGTCGGCACGGATTTTTACGCCGGCCTGAAGGACGTGCTGGCGCAGAACGTGGTGCTGGCGACCAACACTGTGCGGCAGGACATCTCGGTGAGCGCGACGGGCATCCCGACGCCGTTGCCGCAGTTGACTGCTCCGGTGACGGTGCTGCCGGGTGCGCTGATGTCGACAGACATCGGCGTAAGCAATGAGTTGCGACAGGAGCCGGGCGCGTTCGTGGTGCAGACTGGGCAGACCGGCGGTGTGACGAGCCTGTTTCTGCGCGGCGGCAACTCGACCGCGAACCTGGTGACGATAGATGGCATTCCTGCAAACGATGTCGGAGGCACCTTCGACTACGGCACGGTGAGCTCGACGGCGATCGACCGGATTGAGGTCTACCGCGGGCCGGACTCGGCGATCTATGGGACGGATGCAGGTGCGGCTGTTGTCGCCATCTCGACACCGCGCGGATCAACGCCCTCGCCGGTCGTGACGTACTCCGGTGACGCGGGCAATCTGTTTACCTGGCGCAACGAGGTGACGCTGGGTGGCACGCTGCAGAAGCTGGATTACTACGGCGCATTCTCGCGGTTCGACACGTCGAACGCGGTGCGCGAGGACAGATATCACTCGGCGACGTCGGCGGCGAACATTGGGTACGACTTCAACGGCAACACGCAGATACGGTTCACGATCCACAATGCAGATTCGGCGACGGGATTGCCGGGGCCGCAGAACTTCTTCGCTCTGCCGAACACGGCCAAGCAGGCCGATGAAGACCTGTACTCCGGCATCACGGTGGAGAACCGCTACAAGCAGGTGTGGCATAACCTGCTGCGTTACGGCATCGCGCGCAAGCGGGAGCAGATCTATCAGTACGGCCAGCCAGGCATACCGATTACCTATGAGGCAGGGACTCCGAATCAGTACACCGAGTACTTTGGCAACGTAGTCACGATCCGCGGAGCCAATGGATATACGGTGACGGGACAGACCGATATCTTCGGTTCGACCAGCGACCAGTCGTCGAACCGGGACCAGCTGTACTACCAGAGCGACCTGTCACTGTCGCCGCACTTCAATGCGCTGTTCGGCTTTCGTTACGACAATGAGCGCGGGGGCTTCAACGATCCGGAGTTCTTCGAGTCCTACAACACGCAGCGCACGAACTTCGAGTACAACCTGCAGTTCCAGGGCGAGTACTGGAACCGGCTGTTCTACTCGGCTGGCGGCGCGGTGGAGAAGAACCACCTGTACGGCATCGCGGGTACTCCGAGGCTGGGCCTGAGCTACGTCGCGGTGCGGCCCACTACGCAGGCCTTCCACGGCACACGGTTGCGCGCGAATGCAGCCACGGGCGTTCAGGAGCCGACCCTGGCTCTGGAGCACAACAGCCTGTACACGCAACTGCTGGACAGTGGTGATACCACCGATATTGCGCTCTACCACATTGGGCCGCAGACGGCGGAACGCTCTCGCACCTATGACGTTGGTGTCGATCAAAACATCCTTGGCGAGAAGCTGACGCTGAAGGCCGGGTACTTCCACAATGTCTTCGACCGCCAACTGGAAGCTGTTGGTGGGTCGGCCCTGCTGGCGTACTTCAATATTCCGTGTCCGGTGGCGCAGAACCCATGCCCGCTGGCCGCGATCTATGACGCTTATGTGAACTCGCTGGCGTTCCGTGCGCAGGGTGCGGAGTTGGAGCTGACGTGGCAGCCGAAGCCGGCTTTCCTGGTGCGCGGCGGGTACACGTACCTGGATGCGCGAGTGCTGCAGTCGTTTGCGTCGGATGCCGTGGCGGCGAGCCAGGGCTATGCGACCGTGAACCCGAACTTCCCGACGATCGCAATTGGCGCGGAGAGCCCGCTGGTGGGCGCACGGCCATTTCGGAGGGCACCGCACACGGGCTACTTTGATGTGCAGTACACGCACAAGAAGCTGAATACGGCGTTGCGCGCGTCGATGGCCAGCCGGAGCGACGACTCGACGTTCCTGGACTATCAGGACGTGAACGGCGGTAACACACTGCTGCTGCCGAACCGCGATCTCGACTTTGGGTATGTGAAGCTGGATCTGAGCGTGATGTATGCGCTGAAGCACGGCTTTACCTACTTTGGGCAGGTGGACAATCTGCTCAACGACCAGCATATTGGGCCGATTGGCTACCCCGGTCTGCCTTTAACGTTTCGGATGGGGCTAAAGTTGCGATTGGGCGGTAACTAA
- a CDS encoding DUF1223 domain-containing protein, with product MIKTGLTLLLAVAGLNVALCQNAQVPDAKATPVLVELFTSEGCSSCPPADALLAKLDGKITSSGQQIIALSEHVTYWNNLGWTDPFSLQFFTDRQNEYANRFAADEVYTPQVVVNGAAQTLGSDGRAVLKAVQQQALPLPLAFHVMSSRPNGKNLSVMFTVSGNVPVGGAEVYAVLADDRDTTSVAHGENAGRTLSHVAVARRIGMGVVLRAGEQTLVSIPMATDLRTQAEGGRRLVLVAQLRGQGRVVGLLSHELPNGDPAQASETSTRLGTLLAR from the coding sequence ATGATAAAGACTGGGCTCACACTGTTGCTGGCGGTTGCAGGGTTGAACGTGGCGCTGTGCCAGAACGCACAGGTTCCTGATGCGAAGGCCACGCCGGTGCTGGTGGAGCTGTTCACTTCAGAGGGCTGCTCGAGCTGCCCTCCTGCGGATGCACTGCTGGCGAAGCTGGATGGCAAGATAACATCGTCGGGGCAGCAGATCATCGCGTTGAGCGAGCATGTGACTTACTGGAACAATCTGGGGTGGACCGATCCGTTCTCGCTGCAGTTCTTTACGGACCGTCAGAACGAATATGCCAACCGCTTTGCAGCGGATGAGGTCTACACGCCGCAGGTGGTGGTGAATGGCGCGGCACAGACGCTGGGCAGCGATGGGCGCGCGGTACTGAAGGCCGTTCAGCAACAGGCGCTGCCGTTGCCGCTGGCGTTCCATGTGATGTCGTCGCGGCCGAACGGGAAGAACCTCTCGGTGATGTTTACGGTGAGTGGCAATGTTCCTGTGGGCGGTGCGGAGGTGTACGCCGTGCTGGCCGACGACCGCGATACGACGAGCGTTGCGCATGGCGAGAATGCGGGGCGCACGTTGAGCCATGTGGCCGTGGCGAGGCGCATTGGAATGGGCGTCGTGCTGCGCGCAGGCGAGCAGACGCTGGTAAGTATTCCCATGGCCACAGATCTGCGGACGCAGGCCGAGGGGGGACGCCGGCTGGTACTGGTGGCACAGTTGCGGGGGCAGGGGCGCGTGGTCGGGCTGCTGAGCCATGAGCTTCCGAACGGGGACCCAGCGCAGGCCAGCGAGACATCAACGCGGCTGGGTACGCTACTGGCTCGCTGA
- a CDS encoding radical SAM protein, whose amino-acid sequence MSVHLVNPSDNSFGTAVITPRWLFVLAAATPTSAGEPILVDESIEQVVPESIMPGDIVGISVHTGNALRGYAVGRMARERGAWVVYGGIHATLFPEEALELGQAHAVVKGDGDIIWGEAVADCLAGTPRQVYEGGRIGGSEFLAARWDLIRPEKYMWASVQTIRGCPKHCSFCSVWRTDGQQPRQRRFQSVIDEIISLRRIGFRFIALADDNFYPVTLTDLHLAREQNNAARLEELTAIRAERFQLMEELSKLPKDMVFFTQITMEAGEDGEYLDAMRRANIKGALVGVEAVTPEGLKAVFKDFNYSGDALAKQLQTFKQHGVHVLGSFIFGLPTDKPATFDATVEMALKAGVTFAQFVMMTPFPGTIDFGRWEKEQSLDPTLVGDVPITRYWLIPTEVRPKMFTPHPSMSSTEISERTQRVWDRFYNWSSVWQRSACTPTLKARIAFMFLSKLYRQMYAGTGISTDSARRKKSKSTARWMARQCKRLFQAKPMPELRSPLWAMPIVPPPAFAAVVPVESPFIIHRD is encoded by the coding sequence TTGAGCGTGCATCTTGTAAATCCCAGTGACAATTCTTTTGGTACGGCGGTCATTACACCGCGTTGGTTATTTGTATTAGCTGCGGCGACGCCGACGTCGGCGGGTGAACCGATCCTCGTCGACGAGTCGATCGAGCAGGTGGTGCCTGAAAGTATCATGCCCGGTGACATCGTCGGCATCAGTGTGCACACCGGCAACGCTCTGCGCGGCTATGCGGTGGGGCGCATGGCGCGAGAGCGAGGCGCCTGGGTGGTGTACGGCGGCATCCATGCGACGCTGTTTCCCGAGGAGGCGCTTGAGCTAGGTCAGGCGCATGCGGTTGTGAAGGGCGACGGCGACATCATCTGGGGCGAAGCGGTGGCGGATTGCCTGGCGGGAACGCCACGGCAGGTGTACGAGGGCGGCCGCATCGGCGGAAGCGAGTTCCTGGCGGCTCGTTGGGACCTGATCCGTCCGGAGAAGTACATGTGGGCCTCGGTGCAGACGATCCGCGGCTGCCCCAAGCACTGCTCTTTCTGCAGCGTGTGGCGGACCGACGGACAGCAGCCCCGCCAGCGACGGTTTCAGAGCGTGATCGACGAGATCATCAGTCTGCGCCGCATCGGGTTCCGCTTCATCGCACTGGCTGACGACAACTTCTATCCGGTGACGCTTACTGATTTGCATCTGGCTCGCGAGCAGAACAACGCGGCCCGTCTCGAAGAGCTGACGGCGATCCGCGCAGAGCGGTTTCAGCTAATGGAAGAGCTGTCGAAGCTGCCCAAGGACATGGTCTTTTTCACGCAGATCACGATGGAAGCAGGCGAGGATGGCGAGTATCTCGATGCCATGCGTCGCGCCAACATCAAGGGCGCGCTGGTAGGTGTGGAGGCGGTGACGCCCGAGGGGTTGAAGGCGGTATTCAAGGACTTCAACTACTCCGGCGATGCACTGGCGAAGCAACTGCAGACGTTCAAGCAGCATGGCGTGCACGTTCTCGGCTCGTTTATCTTCGGGTTGCCGACGGACAAGCCTGCTACGTTCGACGCGACGGTGGAGATGGCGTTGAAGGCAGGTGTGACCTTCGCGCAGTTTGTGATGATGACGCCGTTTCCCGGCACGATCGACTTTGGGCGCTGGGAGAAGGAGCAGTCGCTGGACCCGACGCTGGTGGGCGATGTGCCGATCACACGCTACTGGCTGATCCCTACGGAGGTGCGGCCGAAGATGTTTACACCGCATCCTTCGATGAGCTCGACGGAGATCAGTGAGCGCACGCAACGCGTTTGGGACCGGTTCTATAACTGGAGCTCGGTATGGCAGCGGTCGGCCTGCACACCGACGCTGAAGGCGCGGATCGCGTTCATGTTTCTTTCCAAGCTCTACCGGCAGATGTATGCGGGCACGGGCATCTCCACGGACAGCGCGCGGCGGAAGAAGTCCAAATCGACGGCCCGCTGGATGGCGCGGCAGTGCAAGCGGCTCTTCCAGGCCAAGCCGATGCCGGAGCTGCGGTCGCCCCTATGGGCGATGCCCATCGTACCGCCGCCTGCCTTTGCTGCTGTAGTGCCTGTGGAGTCACCTTTTATCATTCATCGCGACTAG
- a CDS encoding quinone oxidoreductase: MRAIQIQQTGGPEVLELKELPIPQPAAGQVLVKIEACGVNFIDTYLREGRYPATLPFIPGQEAAGVVVEAGEGVSGFKPGDRVAWNGTRGTYAEYACAPASDLLHVPEGMSTEQAAAVLLQGLTAHYLSHSTYAIQSGDTVLVHAGAGGVGLLLTQMAKRLVCKGQGATVITTVSTEEKAELSRGAGADKVVLYTQESFADAVKAFTDGKGLPVVYDSVGKTTFEDSLKCLRPRGLLALYGASSGAVPPMDPIRLMAGSLYLTRPTLKDYVQTREELERRANEVFGWVASGKLSVRIGARYKLEDAAQAHRDLCGRKTTGKVLILP, from the coding sequence ATGCGCGCGATTCAGATTCAGCAGACGGGTGGGCCTGAAGTACTGGAGCTGAAGGAGTTGCCGATACCGCAACCCGCAGCGGGACAGGTGCTGGTGAAGATCGAGGCCTGCGGCGTCAACTTTATCGACACGTATCTGCGTGAGGGCCGGTATCCTGCGACGCTGCCGTTTATTCCAGGGCAGGAGGCTGCGGGGGTTGTTGTTGAAGCTGGCGAGGGAGTCAGCGGGTTCAAGCCGGGCGACCGCGTGGCATGGAACGGAACACGTGGCACCTATGCTGAGTACGCGTGCGCTCCGGCGAGTGATCTGCTGCATGTGCCGGAGGGCATGAGCACGGAACAGGCCGCAGCGGTGCTACTGCAGGGGCTGACCGCGCATTATCTTTCGCACAGCACGTATGCGATCCAGAGCGGCGATACGGTGCTGGTGCATGCGGGCGCGGGCGGTGTGGGGCTGCTGCTGACGCAGATGGCGAAACGGCTGGTCTGCAAGGGACAGGGCGCGACGGTGATCACGACGGTTTCGACCGAGGAGAAGGCGGAGCTTTCTCGCGGAGCGGGAGCGGACAAGGTTGTGCTCTACACGCAGGAGAGCTTTGCCGATGCGGTGAAGGCGTTCACGGACGGCAAGGGGCTGCCGGTGGTGTATGACTCGGTGGGGAAGACGACGTTTGAGGACTCGCTGAAGTGCCTGCGACCGCGCGGGCTGTTGGCGCTGTATGGCGCGTCGAGCGGCGCGGTGCCACCGATGGACCCGATCCGGCTGATGGCGGGGTCGCTGTACCTGACGCGTCCGACGCTGAAGGATTACGTGCAGACGCGCGAGGAGCTGGAGCGGCGCGCGAACGAGGTCTTTGGCTGGGTTGCGAGCGGGAAGCTCTCGGTGCGCATCGGCGCGCGCTATAAGCTGGAAGACGCAGCGCAGGCGCACCGCGATCTGTGCGGACGGAAGACGACGGGCAAAGTGCTGATCCTGCCCTGA
- a CDS encoding glycosyltransferase family 2 protein, with protein sequence MPRYSIVVPFHNEEENVTKLYDRVKEVMEQVASSFELVFVDDGSRDRTYRLLEEIAAVDSRVLLVKLRRNFGQTSALAAGFDHASGELILAMDGDLQHDPAEIPLFLAKLEEGYDVVSGWRAQRADNMVMRRIPSGVANWLMARLSGVDIHDFGTTFKGYRREVIQNIPLYGEMHRFIPALASWYGASICEVAISNPAREAGRSHYGISRTFRVFFDLLTIRFLLKYMTRPLHFFGSIGALAEVGGAGIALWLLAYKLISGHDVIGEHGPWFVIAAVLILAGIQLIGVGLLGELQVRHFFTQAQRSPYAVDRIVRMKPVEQGIEDRG encoded by the coding sequence GTGCCCAGATACTCCATTGTCGTCCCGTTCCATAACGAAGAAGAGAACGTCACGAAGCTCTATGACCGCGTGAAAGAGGTGATGGAGCAGGTCGCCTCCAGCTTCGAACTGGTGTTTGTCGACGACGGCTCGCGCGACCGCACGTACCGGCTGCTGGAGGAGATTGCGGCTGTGGATTCGCGCGTGCTGCTGGTGAAGCTGCGCCGCAACTTCGGGCAGACCTCGGCGCTGGCGGCAGGGTTCGACCACGCCTCGGGGGAGCTCATCCTGGCGATGGACGGTGACCTGCAGCATGACCCGGCGGAGATTCCACTGTTCCTGGCGAAACTGGAAGAGGGGTACGACGTGGTGAGCGGCTGGCGGGCGCAGCGTGCGGACAATATGGTGATGCGTCGCATCCCGTCCGGCGTGGCGAACTGGCTGATGGCGCGGCTCTCCGGCGTGGATATCCATGACTTTGGCACGACGTTCAAGGGCTACCGGCGCGAGGTGATCCAGAATATTCCGCTGTACGGCGAGATGCACCGGTTCATACCGGCGCTGGCTAGCTGGTATGGCGCGAGTATCTGCGAGGTGGCGATCTCCAATCCCGCGCGTGAGGCGGGGCGCAGCCACTATGGGATCTCGCGGACGTTCCGTGTGTTCTTCGACCTGCTGACGATCCGGTTTCTGTTGAAGTACATGACGCGGCCGCTGCACTTCTTCGGCAGCATTGGCGCGCTGGCGGAGGTCGGCGGCGCGGGCATCGCCCTCTGGTTGCTGGCGTATAAGCTGATCAGCGGGCATGACGTAATCGGCGAGCATGGGCCGTGGTTCGTGATCGCGGCGGTGCTGATCCTGGCGGGTATCCAGTTGATTGGAGTGGGGCTGCTGGGTGAGTTGCAGGTGCGGCACTTCTTTACGCAGGCGCAGCGCTCGCCCTATGCGGTGGACCGCATTGTGCGGATGAAGCCTGTAGAGCAAGGGATAGAGGACAGGGGATAG
- a CDS encoding AAA family ATPase, with protein MLVSPILRIRTEDAHFELSKSQLAAVDDIFLTREKVVGLDGVAGAGKTTTLAVIREGVEAQGYLVEGFAPTSRAAQKLSEAGMKTSTLQHHLARGERPDTGEKRLYVLDESSLASTRQMHDFLSCLHRNDRVLLVGDVRQHEGVEAGRPFAQLQEAGMHTVKLDEILRQRDPELKEVVEMLARGHVAAAIESLDIQCRVHEVIGREARIAAIAREYAASPESTLVVSPDNRSRAEINTAIHRELQARGVVSKGEYAMQILVPRQELTGADRSWAQRYQTNDILHYSRTSKETGIGKGEYARVVAVNGPENMLTVLRGTGEQTTYDPRRQMGVSVYRAEEKEFSVGDRVQFTAPNRELKIANRELASIESITAHGAMQLKLDSGRSVECGVKGFSHLDHGYVVTSHSSQGQTAERVLVHADTELGAKDLLNSRMAYVSISRGQWDAQIFTDSLERLPKALGHDVSHQSAYKPEQAIALPQQQIVPAPAHDKELSMGFGLSL; from the coding sequence ATGCTGGTGTCGCCGATACTGCGAATCCGTACAGAGGATGCGCATTTCGAGTTGAGCAAGTCGCAGCTTGCTGCTGTCGATGATATTTTCCTGACCCGAGAGAAGGTTGTAGGGCTAGACGGTGTCGCAGGCGCGGGAAAGACGACGACGCTCGCAGTTATTCGCGAAGGCGTTGAAGCGCAGGGCTACCTTGTGGAGGGATTTGCGCCAACAAGCCGTGCAGCACAGAAGTTGTCTGAGGCTGGCATGAAGACATCAACGCTTCAGCATCATCTGGCCAGGGGTGAGCGACCAGACACGGGAGAAAAGAGGCTCTATGTGTTGGATGAGTCTTCTCTCGCGTCTACACGCCAGATGCACGATTTCCTGTCGTGTCTTCATCGGAATGATCGCGTGTTGCTTGTAGGCGATGTACGGCAGCATGAAGGCGTCGAGGCTGGCCGTCCATTTGCACAGCTTCAAGAAGCGGGGATGCACACTGTGAAGCTTGATGAGATTCTGCGCCAGCGTGATCCTGAGTTGAAAGAGGTGGTTGAGATGTTGGCGCGTGGGCATGTTGCAGCGGCAATCGAGAGCCTCGACATCCAGTGCCGGGTGCATGAAGTGATCGGGCGTGAAGCGCGGATCGCAGCGATAGCACGCGAGTATGCGGCCTCGCCTGAAAGCACGCTCGTTGTGTCGCCAGACAATCGCTCCCGCGCCGAGATCAACACCGCGATTCATAGAGAACTGCAAGCGCGAGGGGTCGTGTCCAAGGGGGAATATGCGATGCAGATACTTGTGCCCCGGCAGGAGTTGACGGGTGCGGATCGCAGTTGGGCACAGCGGTATCAGACCAACGACATACTGCACTATTCTCGGACTTCAAAAGAGACCGGCATCGGTAAAGGAGAATATGCGCGTGTAGTTGCCGTGAACGGGCCGGAGAACATGCTGACCGTTCTGCGCGGCACTGGAGAGCAAACTACCTACGACCCACGCCGTCAGATGGGCGTCTCCGTCTACCGAGCGGAAGAAAAGGAGTTTTCTGTGGGTGATCGCGTGCAGTTCACCGCACCCAATCGCGAGTTGAAGATTGCCAACCGTGAGTTGGCAAGTATCGAAAGCATCACTGCGCACGGCGCGATGCAGTTGAAGTTGGATAGTGGGCGCAGCGTCGAGTGCGGAGTAAAAGGGTTTTCTCACTTGGATCACGGCTATGTCGTCACAAGCCATTCCAGCCAGGGACAAACCGCAGAGCGAGTGCTGGTCCATGCGGACACGGAGCTTGGCGCGAAGGACTTGTTGAATAGCCGCATGGCGTATGTGTCGATCTCGCGTGGCCAATGGGACGCGCAGATATTTACAGACAGTCTGGAGAGGCTGCCAAAGGCATTGGGCCATGACGTTTCGCATCAGAGCGCCTATAAGCCGGAACAGGCTATTGCCCTACCGCAGCAGCAGATCGTGCCAGCGCCCGCGCACGACAAAGAGTTGAGCATGGGTTTCGGGTTGAGCCTTTAA